The following DNA comes from bacterium.
TCGCCGGCAAGGGCCTCCAGCCGTGCCCGTCGCGCCGCGCGTCGCGCCGGCAGGAAGCCCTCGAAGACGAAGCGCTCGGCGGGAATGCCGGCGATCGACACGAGCGCCGTCACCGCCGACGGGCCCGGGATCGGCACCACCGGCACGCCCGCCGCGATCGCCTCGCGCACGAGGTGGTAGCCGGGATCGTTGATGCCGGGCGTGCCGGCGTCGCTCACCAGCGCGACGCGCTCGCCCGCGAGCAGACGCGCCACGAGCTGCGGCGCGCGCGCGCGCTCCACGGCGTCGTAGTAGGCGACCAGCGGCCGCTCGATGCCGTGGTGCGCGAGCAGGACCTTCGTGCGGCGCGTGTCCTCGGCCGCGACGACGTCGGCCTCGCGCAATACCCGCAGCGCGCGCAGGGTCACGTCCTCGAGGTTGCCGATCGGGGTCGCGACGACCCACAAGACGCCGGGCGCCGCCACCGCGCCTAACCCGCGAACACGCGCCGCGCCTCCTCGGCGCGATCGACGAGCCAGCCGAAGCGAACGCCGAGCACTACCGTGGCGACGCCGAGCGCCGCCGCGGCGAGCACGTCGCCGGTCGGGAACGCGAGCGAGCGGTCGTCCGGGCCCGGGCGATCGAGGAACATCGTGCGCACCACGCGGGCATAGTACGCGAGCGACAGCACGCTGTTCAGCACGCCGGCGACGACGAGCCCGTACAGCCCCGCCTGCACGCCCGCGGCGAAGACGTAGAACTTGCCGATGAAGCCGGCGAGCGGCGGCAGCCCCGCGAGCGAGAAGAGGAACACGGCCAGGAGCGCCGCCACCGGCCCGCCCCCGCGCCACGCGAGCCCGCGGTAGGCGTCGAGATCCTCCCGGCCCGTGGCGTTGCGCATCATCATGACGATCCAGAACGCGCCCAGCGTCATGACGTAGTAGATCGCGAGATACAGCAGCACGGCCCGCACGCCCGTATCGCGGAACACGACGACGGCGAGCAAGGCATAGCCCGCGTGCGCGACCGACGAGTATGCGAGCAGCCGCTTCATGTTCGTCTGCGCCAGCGCCGCGAGGTTGCCGAGCGTCATGGTCGCGACGCTGACGCCCCACACCAGCGGGACGAGCGGGATGCCGGCGACCGACGCCGCGGGTCCGTCCGCCCCGACGGCGAAGGCGAAGAAACGCAGCAGCAGCGCGAAGCCCGCCGCCTTCGAGCCGACGGCGAGGAGCGCGCTCACCGGCAACGGCGCGCCGGTGTACGCGTCGGGCGCCCACATGTGGAACGGCACCGCGGCGATCTTGTAGCCGAAGCCGACGAGCACCAGCAGCAGCGCGACGAACAGGACGCCCTGCGCGTCCGGCCCGAGCGCGCCCAGGGCTTCGCCGATGCCGTGGTAGTCCATGGTCCCGGCGAGCCCGAAGAGGAGGCTCATGCCGTAGATCATGGTGCCCGACGCGACCCCGCCGTAGAGCAGATACTTGAGCGCCGCCTCGCCGCCGCGCCGGTCGTGGCGCAGGAAGCCCGTCAGCGCATACGCGCACAGGCTCACCAGCTCGAGGGCCAGATAGGCCATGAGGAGATTGGCGGCGGACGCCATCAGCAGCATGCCGAGTCCGCTGCCGAGCAGCAGCGCGTGGAACTCGGCCTCGTGCGGCCGCCCGTGCACCTCGCGCGAGCGCAGCGCCATCCACACCGCCGCCAGCAGCGCGAGCAGGAGCAGCAGCTTGAAGAACACGGCGAACGGATCGAGCACCAGCATGCGGCCGAACAGCGGCACCGGAGCGGCCTCGAGCAGGCCGCGGATGCGCAGCACCGGCAGCCCGGCGGTGAGGACGAGCGCCGCCGCCGCGCCGAGGAGCGCGAGCGTTCCGGGCCACTCGCGCCCGCCGCGCGCGCGCACCGCCGGCACGAGGTCGACCAGCAGCACGGCGAGGATGGCCGTCGCGAGCGCCAGCTCCGGGAGGAAGAAGGCGAGGCTGTCCGCGGGACTCACGGCGCCTCGCGCTCGGCGCGGAGCGGCCCGGCCGCGACGCGGGCCGGATCGCGGGGCGCGGCCGCCGCGGCGTCGGCCGGGGCTGCGGCGCGCACGTGCTCGGCCAGCCGCAGCAACGCGGGGCTCTGCAGGTCGAGGACCAGCGTCGGCACGATGCCGAGCGTGAGGACGATCGCGGCGAGCGGCAGGAGCATCCCGAGCTCGCGGGCGTCGAGCTCGCGCAACCCGGCCCAGCGCGGGTTCGGCGGCCCGAGGTACACGCGCTGCAGCGCCCACAGGAAGTAGCCGGCGGTCAGCACCACCGACGCGGCGGCGACCACGGTGAGGCCCGGATACACCGGCCAGGCGCCGAGCAGGACGAGCACCTCGGAGATGAACGCCGACAGCCCCGGGATGCCCATGGCGGCGAAGAACGCGAAGCCCGCGACGCCGGCATAGCGCGGCATGATCGCCGCGATCCCGCCGAAGCCGTCGATGTCGCGACGCTGGGTGCGGTCGTAGAGGACCCCCACGAGCAGGAACAGCATCGCGGTGATCGTCCCGTGGTTGAACATCTGGAGGACCGCGCCGTTGAGCGCCATCGGCGTCAGCGCCGCGAGGCCGAGCAGCACGAAGCCCATGTGGCTGATGCTGGAGTACGCGACCAGCGCCTTCAGGTCCGTCTGCGCCATGGCGCAGACGGCGCCGTAGACGATGCCGAGCGCGCCGAGTGCGCCGAGAAGCCAGAACGAGAGCGTGGCCCCGGCGAACGGCGCCCACGTCGCCTCCGGCAGGATGCCGAAGTTGATGCGCAGGAGCCCGTACGTCCCCATCTTGAGGAGCACGCCCGCGAGGATCACCGAGATCGCCGTCGGCGCCTGGACGTGCGCGTCGGGCAGCCAGGTGTGGAACGGCACGACCGGGATCTTGATCGCGAAGCCGACGAAGAGCGCGATCCACAGGAGCAGCTGCGTCTCGGGCGCCAGGCGGTCGCGCACCAGCGCGCCGAGCCGGGTGATGTCGAACGAGTGCGGATCGGGCGTGACGTAGAGGACCAGCATCGCCACCAGGATCAGCACCGACCCGAGCAGCGTGTAGAGGAAGAACTTGATCGCCGCGTACTCGCGCCGCGGCCCGCCCCAGATGCCGATGAGGAAGTACATCGGCAGCAGCATCAGCTCCCAGAAGACGAAGAACAGGAAGAAGTCGAGCGCGACGAAGGTCCCGAGCATGCCCGTCTCGAGCAGGAGGAACAGCGCCGCGTATCCCTTCACCGCCTCGCCGACGTTCCACGACGCCACCATGCACAGCGTCGAGAGCAGCGCCGTCAGCAGCACCATCGTAACGCTGATGCCGTCGACGCCGACGAAGTATTCGATGTTGAACGCCGGGATCCACGGCACGCGGTCGACGAACTGGAAGCCGCCCGCCGGATCGAAGCGGGCGACCAGCCGGCACGCGAGCCCGAGCGAGGGCAGCGTCGCCGCCGTCGCCACCAGGCGCACGAGCCGCGGCTCGCTCGCGGGCAGGGCGAGCACGACCGCCGCCCCGACGAGCGGCAGGAACGTGATGAGCGTCAGGATGCCGTCGTCCATGTCCACGTCCACCAGAGGACGACCCCGCCGAGCACGCCGAGGGCGACCACGAAGAGATACGTCGAGATCGCGCCGGTCTGGAGCGCGCGGGCGCGGTCCCCGAG
Coding sequences within:
- the rsmI gene encoding 16S rRNA (cytidine(1402)-2'-O)-methyltransferase, with translation MAAPGVLWVVATPIGNLEDVTLRALRVLREADVVAAEDTRRTKVLLAHHGIERPLVAYYDAVERARAPQLVARLLAGERVALVSDAGTPGINDPGYHLVREAIAAGVPVVPIPGPSAVTALVSIAGIPAERFVFEGFLPARRAARRARLEALAGETRATVFLEAGRRLADFLADAADVLGDRDVVVGRELTKLHEEVRRGRLVALRDAVAAEPVPLGELTLLVSGATEAPAPSATALDDAIRAGLAAGQRVRDVADAVAGALGVPRREVYRRALALVADGRGD
- a CDS encoding NADH-quinone oxidoreductase subunit N, coding for MSPADSLAFFLPELALATAILAVLLVDLVPAVRARGGREWPGTLALLGAAAALVLTAGLPVLRIRGLLEAAPVPLFGRMLVLDPFAVFFKLLLLLALLAAVWMALRSREVHGRPHEAEFHALLLGSGLGMLLMASAANLLMAYLALELVSLCAYALTGFLRHDRRGGEAALKYLLYGGVASGTMIYGMSLLFGLAGTMDYHGIGEALGALGPDAQGVLFVALLLVLVGFGYKIAAVPFHMWAPDAYTGAPLPVSALLAVGSKAAGFALLLRFFAFAVGADGPAASVAGIPLVPLVWGVSVATMTLGNLAALAQTNMKRLLAYSSVAHAGYALLAVVVFRDTGVRAVLLYLAIYYVMTLGAFWIVMMMRNATGREDLDAYRGLAWRGGGPVAALLAVFLFSLAGLPPLAGFIGKFYVFAAGVQAGLYGLVVAGVLNSVLSLAYYARVVRTMFLDRPGPDDRSLAFPTGDVLAAAALGVATVVLGVRFGWLVDRAEEARRVFAG
- a CDS encoding NADH-quinone oxidoreductase subunit M; translated protein: MLTLITFLPLVGAAVVLALPASEPRLVRLVATAATLPSLGLACRLVARFDPAGGFQFVDRVPWIPAFNIEYFVGVDGISVTMVLLTALLSTLCMVASWNVGEAVKGYAALFLLLETGMLGTFVALDFFLFFVFWELMLLPMYFLIGIWGGPRREYAAIKFFLYTLLGSVLILVAMLVLYVTPDPHSFDITRLGALVRDRLAPETQLLLWIALFVGFAIKIPVVPFHTWLPDAHVQAPTAISVILAGVLLKMGTYGLLRINFGILPEATWAPFAGATLSFWLLGALGALGIVYGAVCAMAQTDLKALVAYSSISHMGFVLLGLAALTPMALNGAVLQMFNHGTITAMLFLLVGVLYDRTQRRDIDGFGGIAAIMPRYAGVAGFAFFAAMGIPGLSAFISEVLVLLGAWPVYPGLTVVAAASVVLTAGYFLWALQRVYLGPPNPRWAGLRELDARELGMLLPLAAIVLTLGIVPTLVLDLQSPALLRLAEHVRAAAPADAAAAAPRDPARVAAGPLRAEREAP